Proteins encoded by one window of Ictidomys tridecemlineatus isolate mIctTri1 chromosome 7, mIctTri1.hap1, whole genome shotgun sequence:
- the Ppp1r16a gene encoding protein phosphatase 1 regulatory subunit 16A isoform X5, whose amino-acid sequence MTWKKCCIDDFREMVQQLLEAGADVNARDSECWTPLHAAATCGHLHLVELLIARGADLLAVNTDGNMPYDLCEDEQTLDCLETAMANRGITQDSIEEARAVPELLMLNDLQSLLHVGADLNDPLDHGATLGWVACLQLHMAAASGFSEAATLLLEHGASLSAKDLDGWEPLHAAAYWGQVHLVELLVANGADLNGKSLMDETPLDVCGDEEVRAKLLELKQKQDALLRAQGRQRSLLRRRTSSAGSRGKVVRRVSLTQRTDLYRKEHAQEAIVWQQPPPPSPEPLEEDEDHQTDSELWLHPPEEDDPEVARSHNGRVGGPPGRHLYSKRLDRSVSYQLSPVESTTPDTLVRDKAHHTLAELKRQRAAAKLLRTQPEGPEAPESGLSADPVSSQPDCGLRAGGDPPLLKLTAPSEEAPMEKRPCCLLM is encoded by the exons ATGACCTGGAAGAAG TGCTGCATTGATGATTTCCGAGAGATGGTGCAACAGCTCCTGGAGGCTGGGGCTGACGTCAATGCCCGTGACAGCGAGTGCTGGACCCCCCTGCATGCTGCAGCCACCTGTGGCCACCTGCACCTGGTGGAGCTTCTCATTGCCCG GGGTGCTGATCTCCTGGCAGTCAACACTGATGGGAACATGCCTTATGACCTGTGTGAGGATGAGCAGACACTGGACTGCCTGGAGACTGCCATGGCCAACAGGG GCATTACCCAGGACAGCATCGAGGAGGCCCGGGCAGTGCCAGAGCTGCTCATGCTGAATGACCTCCAGAGCCTTCTGCATGTTGGGGCTGACCTCAATGACCCGCTGGACCATGGAGCCACACTG GGCTGGGTGGCCTGCCTGCAGCTGCACATGGCCGCCGCCAGTGGGTTCAGTGAGGCAGCTACCCTGCTGCTAGAGCATGGAGCCAGCCTGAGCGCCAAGGACCTAGACGGCTGGGAGCCACTGCATGCTGCCGCCTACTGGGGACAG GTGCACCTGGTGGAGCTGCTTGTGGCAAACGGGGCCGACCTGAATGGGAAATCCCTGATGGATGAGACACCCCTTG atgtatgtggtgatgaggaggTACGGGCCAAGCTGCTGGAGCTGAAGCAGAAGCAGGATGCACTCTTGCGAGCCCAGGGCCGTCAGCGCTCCCTGCTGCGCCGCCGCACCTCCAGTGCAGGCAGCCGCGG GAAAGTGGTGAGGCGAGTGAGCCTGACCCAGCGCACTGACCTGTACCGCAAGGAGCATGCCCAGGAGGCCATCGTGTGGCAGCAGCCACCACCCCCAAGTCCAGAGCCGCTGGAGGAGGATGAGGACCACCAGACAGACTCAGAGCTCTGGCTGCACCCCCCAGAG GAAGATGACCCTGAGGTGGCCAGGTCCCACAATGGCCGAGTAGGGGGCCCCCCAGGGCGGCACCTGTACTCCAAGCGGCTGGACCGGAGTGTGTCGTACCAGCTGAGCCCGGTGGAGAGTACCACCCCAGACACCCTTGTCCGGGACAAGGCCCACCACACCCTGGCGGAACTCAAACGCCAGCGAGCTGCTGCCAAGCTCCTGCGAACACAGCCTGAGGGGCCTGAGGCTCCTGAATCTGGCTTGTCTGCTGACCCTGTGTCCTCCCAGCCGGACTGCGGCCTCAGGGCAGGTGGGGACCCACCCCTGCTCAAGCTCACAGCCCCATCTGAGGAGGCCCCGATGGAGAAGAGGCCCTGCTGCTTGCTCATGTGA
- the Ppp1r16a gene encoding protein phosphatase 1 regulatory subunit 16A isoform X1, with product MAEHLELLAEMPMVGKMSTQERLKHAQKRRAQQVKIWAQAEKEAQAKKGSGKQLQKEASGREPPKQVVFPPSVVLLEAAARNDLEEVRQLLRSGVSPDLANEDGLTALHQCCIDDFREMVQQLLEAGADVNARDSECWTPLHAAATCGHLHLVELLIARGADLLAVNTDGNMPYDLCEDEQTLDCLETAMANRGITQDSIEEARAVPELLMLNDLQSLLHVGADLNDPLDHGATLGWVACLQLHMAAASGFSEAATLLLEHGASLSAKDLDGWEPLHAAAYWGQVHLVELLVANGADLNGKSLMDETPLDVCGDEEVRAKLLELKQKQDALLRAQGRQRSLLRRRTSSAGSRGKVVRRVSLTQRTDLYRKEHAQEAIVWQQPPPPSPEPLEEDEDHQTDSELWLHPPEEDDPEVARSHNGRVGGPPGRHLYSKRLDRSVSYQLSPVESTTPDTLVRDKAHHTLAELKRQRAAAKLLRTQPEGPEAPESGLSADPVSSQPDCGLRAGGDPPLLKLTAPSEEAPMEKRPCCLLM from the exons ATGGCTGAGCACCTGGAACTGCTGGCAGAGATGCCCATGGTGGGCAAGATGAGCACCCAGGAGCGGCTGAAGCATGCCCAGAAGCGGCGTGCCCAGCAGGTGAAGATATGGGCCCAGGCTGAGAAGGAGGCCCAGGCCAAAAAAGGCAGTGGGAAGCAGCTGCAGAAGGAGGCATCTGGCCGAGAGCCCCCGAAGCAAGTTGTCTTCCCTCCCAGTGTTGTCCTTCTGGAAGCTGCTGCCCGAAATGACCTGGAAGAAG TCCGCCAGCTCCTCAGGAGTGGAGTCAGCCCCGACCTGGCCAATGAGGATGGGCTGACAGCACTGCACCAG TGCTGCATTGATGATTTCCGAGAGATGGTGCAACAGCTCCTGGAGGCTGGGGCTGACGTCAATGCCCGTGACAGCGAGTGCTGGACCCCCCTGCATGCTGCAGCCACCTGTGGCCACCTGCACCTGGTGGAGCTTCTCATTGCCCG GGGTGCTGATCTCCTGGCAGTCAACACTGATGGGAACATGCCTTATGACCTGTGTGAGGATGAGCAGACACTGGACTGCCTGGAGACTGCCATGGCCAACAGGG GCATTACCCAGGACAGCATCGAGGAGGCCCGGGCAGTGCCAGAGCTGCTCATGCTGAATGACCTCCAGAGCCTTCTGCATGTTGGGGCTGACCTCAATGACCCGCTGGACCATGGAGCCACACTG GGCTGGGTGGCCTGCCTGCAGCTGCACATGGCCGCCGCCAGTGGGTTCAGTGAGGCAGCTACCCTGCTGCTAGAGCATGGAGCCAGCCTGAGCGCCAAGGACCTAGACGGCTGGGAGCCACTGCATGCTGCCGCCTACTGGGGACAG GTGCACCTGGTGGAGCTGCTTGTGGCAAACGGGGCCGACCTGAATGGGAAATCCCTGATGGATGAGACACCCCTTG atgtatgtggtgatgaggaggTACGGGCCAAGCTGCTGGAGCTGAAGCAGAAGCAGGATGCACTCTTGCGAGCCCAGGGCCGTCAGCGCTCCCTGCTGCGCCGCCGCACCTCCAGTGCAGGCAGCCGCGG GAAAGTGGTGAGGCGAGTGAGCCTGACCCAGCGCACTGACCTGTACCGCAAGGAGCATGCCCAGGAGGCCATCGTGTGGCAGCAGCCACCACCCCCAAGTCCAGAGCCGCTGGAGGAGGATGAGGACCACCAGACAGACTCAGAGCTCTGGCTGCACCCCCCAGAG GAAGATGACCCTGAGGTGGCCAGGTCCCACAATGGCCGAGTAGGGGGCCCCCCAGGGCGGCACCTGTACTCCAAGCGGCTGGACCGGAGTGTGTCGTACCAGCTGAGCCCGGTGGAGAGTACCACCCCAGACACCCTTGTCCGGGACAAGGCCCACCACACCCTGGCGGAACTCAAACGCCAGCGAGCTGCTGCCAAGCTCCTGCGAACACAGCCTGAGGGGCCTGAGGCTCCTGAATCTGGCTTGTCTGCTGACCCTGTGTCCTCCCAGCCGGACTGCGGCCTCAGGGCAGGTGGGGACCCACCCCTGCTCAAGCTCACAGCCCCATCTGAGGAGGCCCCGATGGAGAAGAGGCCCTGCTGCTTGCTCATGTGA
- the Ppp1r16a gene encoding protein phosphatase 1 regulatory subunit 16A isoform X3 yields MTWKKRPHAKGPAVRQASCERTRLQGAPIRACRSIQCMELSRLTTLTASFRQLLRSGVSPDLANEDGLTALHQCCIDDFREMVQQLLEAGADVNARDSECWTPLHAAATCGHLHLVELLIARGADLLAVNTDGNMPYDLCEDEQTLDCLETAMANRGITQDSIEEARAVPELLMLNDLQSLLHVGADLNDPLDHGATLGWVACLQLHMAAASGFSEAATLLLEHGASLSAKDLDGWEPLHAAAYWGQVHLVELLVANGADLNGKSLMDETPLDVCGDEEVRAKLLELKQKQDALLRAQGRQRSLLRRRTSSAGSRGKVVRRVSLTQRTDLYRKEHAQEAIVWQQPPPPSPEPLEEDEDHQTDSELWLHPPEEDDPEVARSHNGRVGGPPGRHLYSKRLDRSVSYQLSPVESTTPDTLVRDKAHHTLAELKRQRAAAKLLRTQPEGPEAPESGLSADPVSSQPDCGLRAGGDPPLLKLTAPSEEAPMEKRPCCLLM; encoded by the exons ATGACCTGGAAGAAG AGGCCTCATGCAAAAGGTCCTGCTGTGAGGCAGGCCAGTTGTGAGAGGACCAGGCTGCAGGGGGCGCCCATCAGGGCCTGCAGAAGCATCCAGTGTATGGAGCTGAGCAGGCTGACAACTCTCACCGCCTCTT TCCGCCAGCTCCTCAGGAGTGGAGTCAGCCCCGACCTGGCCAATGAGGATGGGCTGACAGCACTGCACCAG TGCTGCATTGATGATTTCCGAGAGATGGTGCAACAGCTCCTGGAGGCTGGGGCTGACGTCAATGCCCGTGACAGCGAGTGCTGGACCCCCCTGCATGCTGCAGCCACCTGTGGCCACCTGCACCTGGTGGAGCTTCTCATTGCCCG GGGTGCTGATCTCCTGGCAGTCAACACTGATGGGAACATGCCTTATGACCTGTGTGAGGATGAGCAGACACTGGACTGCCTGGAGACTGCCATGGCCAACAGGG GCATTACCCAGGACAGCATCGAGGAGGCCCGGGCAGTGCCAGAGCTGCTCATGCTGAATGACCTCCAGAGCCTTCTGCATGTTGGGGCTGACCTCAATGACCCGCTGGACCATGGAGCCACACTG GGCTGGGTGGCCTGCCTGCAGCTGCACATGGCCGCCGCCAGTGGGTTCAGTGAGGCAGCTACCCTGCTGCTAGAGCATGGAGCCAGCCTGAGCGCCAAGGACCTAGACGGCTGGGAGCCACTGCATGCTGCCGCCTACTGGGGACAG GTGCACCTGGTGGAGCTGCTTGTGGCAAACGGGGCCGACCTGAATGGGAAATCCCTGATGGATGAGACACCCCTTG atgtatgtggtgatgaggaggTACGGGCCAAGCTGCTGGAGCTGAAGCAGAAGCAGGATGCACTCTTGCGAGCCCAGGGCCGTCAGCGCTCCCTGCTGCGCCGCCGCACCTCCAGTGCAGGCAGCCGCGG GAAAGTGGTGAGGCGAGTGAGCCTGACCCAGCGCACTGACCTGTACCGCAAGGAGCATGCCCAGGAGGCCATCGTGTGGCAGCAGCCACCACCCCCAAGTCCAGAGCCGCTGGAGGAGGATGAGGACCACCAGACAGACTCAGAGCTCTGGCTGCACCCCCCAGAG GAAGATGACCCTGAGGTGGCCAGGTCCCACAATGGCCGAGTAGGGGGCCCCCCAGGGCGGCACCTGTACTCCAAGCGGCTGGACCGGAGTGTGTCGTACCAGCTGAGCCCGGTGGAGAGTACCACCCCAGACACCCTTGTCCGGGACAAGGCCCACCACACCCTGGCGGAACTCAAACGCCAGCGAGCTGCTGCCAAGCTCCTGCGAACACAGCCTGAGGGGCCTGAGGCTCCTGAATCTGGCTTGTCTGCTGACCCTGTGTCCTCCCAGCCGGACTGCGGCCTCAGGGCAGGTGGGGACCCACCCCTGCTCAAGCTCACAGCCCCATCTGAGGAGGCCCCGATGGAGAAGAGGCCCTGCTGCTTGCTCATGTGA
- the Foxh1 gene encoding forkhead box protein H1 isoform X2 produces the protein MGPCSNSRLGPQDPEPASQPPKRRKKRYLRHDKPPYTYLAMIALVIQAAPSRRLKLAQIIRQVQAVFPFFRDDYEGWKDSIRHNLSSNPCFRKVPKDPAKPQAKGNFWAVDVSLIPAEALRLQNTALCRRWQNPEARRAFAKDLSPYVLHGQTYRPPTPHTPPSEGFSIKSLLRDPGERAPWPQKSSLAGQSNPTQADTGCSGEEVVPTPHLASSERLLWPLCPLPVPTGMERETSQGTIIGPSGLSPEPRTWPLHYLQSTSNAGVLSSGGCRASLWGQLPTSYLPIYTPNVVMPLAPLPSTSCPRCPPSTSPAYWGVASESQGSPRLLWDLDTLFQGVPPNKSIYDVWVSHPRDMAAPGPGWLLSWYSL, from the exons ATGGGGCCTTGTAGCAACTCCCGCCTGGGGCCCCAGGATCCAGAGCCAGCCTCACAGCCCcccaagagaagaaagaaaagatacctGCGGCATGACAAGCCCCCCTACACCTATTTGGCGATGATTGCCTTGGTAATTCAGGCTGCACCCTCCCGCAGGCTGAAGCTGGCCCAG ATCATTCGTCAGGTCCAGGCCGTGTTCCCTTTCTTCAGGGATGACTACGAGGGTTGGAAGGACTCCATCCGTCACAACCTTTCCTCCAACCCGTGCTTCCGAAAG GTGCCCAAGGACCCTGCAAAACCTCAGGCCAAGGGCAACTTCTGGGCCGTGGATGTGAGCCTCATCCCGGCAGAAGCGCTACGCCTACAGAACACTGCCCTGTGCCGACGCTGGCAGAACCCGGAGGCCCGCAGAGCATTCGCCAAGGACCTGAGCCCTTATGTGCTGCATGGCCAGACCTACCGGCCGCCCACACCCCATACGCCACCCAGCGAAGGCTTCAGCATCAAGTCCCTGTTAAGGGACCCTGGAGAGAGAGCACCCTGGCCCCAAAAGTCCAGCCTGGCTGGACAGAGCAACCCAACTCAGGCAGACACAGGCTGCAGTGGGGAGGAAGTGGTACCTACTCCACACTTAGCCTCCTCTGAAAGGCTTCTGTggcccctctgccctctcccagTGCCCACAGGAATGGAGAGGGAGACTTCCCAGGGGACAATCATTGGGCCCTCAGGCTTATCCCCAGAGCCCAGAACCTGGCCCTTGCACTACCTGCAAAGTACTTCCAACGCTGGGGTACTGTCCAGTGGGGGATGCAGGGCCTCCCTGTGGGGACAGTTGCCCACCTCCTACTTGCCCATCTACACACCTAATGTGGTAATGCCTTTAGCCCCACTACCATCCACTTCCTGTCCCCGGTGTCCACCTTCAACCAGCCCAGCCTACTGGGGGGTGGCCTCTGAATCCCAAGGGTCCCCAAGGCTGCTCTGGGATCTAGACACTCTCTTCCAGGGAGTTCCACCCAACAAGAGCATCTATGATGTGTGGGTCAGCCACCCTCGTGACATGGCTGCCCCTGGTCCAGGCTGGCTGCTCTCCTGGTACAGCCTCTGA
- the Ppp1r16a gene encoding protein phosphatase 1 regulatory subunit 16A isoform X2 gives MAEHLELLAEMPMVGKMSTQERLKHAQKRRAQQVKIWAQAEKEAQAKKGSGKQLQKEASGREPPKQVVFPPSVVLLEAAARNDLEEVRQLLRSGVSPDLANEDGLTALHQCCIDDFREMVQQLLEAGADVNARDSECWTPLHAAATCGHLHLVELLIARGADLLAVNTDGNMPYDLCEDEQTLDCLETAMANRGITQDSIEEARAVPELLMLNDLQSLLHVGADLNDPLDHGATLLHMAAASGFSEAATLLLEHGASLSAKDLDGWEPLHAAAYWGQVHLVELLVANGADLNGKSLMDETPLDVCGDEEVRAKLLELKQKQDALLRAQGRQRSLLRRRTSSAGSRGKVVRRVSLTQRTDLYRKEHAQEAIVWQQPPPPSPEPLEEDEDHQTDSELWLHPPEEDDPEVARSHNGRVGGPPGRHLYSKRLDRSVSYQLSPVESTTPDTLVRDKAHHTLAELKRQRAAAKLLRTQPEGPEAPESGLSADPVSSQPDCGLRAGGDPPLLKLTAPSEEAPMEKRPCCLLM, from the exons ATGGCTGAGCACCTGGAACTGCTGGCAGAGATGCCCATGGTGGGCAAGATGAGCACCCAGGAGCGGCTGAAGCATGCCCAGAAGCGGCGTGCCCAGCAGGTGAAGATATGGGCCCAGGCTGAGAAGGAGGCCCAGGCCAAAAAAGGCAGTGGGAAGCAGCTGCAGAAGGAGGCATCTGGCCGAGAGCCCCCGAAGCAAGTTGTCTTCCCTCCCAGTGTTGTCCTTCTGGAAGCTGCTGCCCGAAATGACCTGGAAGAAG TCCGCCAGCTCCTCAGGAGTGGAGTCAGCCCCGACCTGGCCAATGAGGATGGGCTGACAGCACTGCACCAG TGCTGCATTGATGATTTCCGAGAGATGGTGCAACAGCTCCTGGAGGCTGGGGCTGACGTCAATGCCCGTGACAGCGAGTGCTGGACCCCCCTGCATGCTGCAGCCACCTGTGGCCACCTGCACCTGGTGGAGCTTCTCATTGCCCG GGGTGCTGATCTCCTGGCAGTCAACACTGATGGGAACATGCCTTATGACCTGTGTGAGGATGAGCAGACACTGGACTGCCTGGAGACTGCCATGGCCAACAGGG GCATTACCCAGGACAGCATCGAGGAGGCCCGGGCAGTGCCAGAGCTGCTCATGCTGAATGACCTCCAGAGCCTTCTGCATGTTGGGGCTGACCTCAATGACCCGCTGGACCATGGAGCCACACTG CTGCACATGGCCGCCGCCAGTGGGTTCAGTGAGGCAGCTACCCTGCTGCTAGAGCATGGAGCCAGCCTGAGCGCCAAGGACCTAGACGGCTGGGAGCCACTGCATGCTGCCGCCTACTGGGGACAG GTGCACCTGGTGGAGCTGCTTGTGGCAAACGGGGCCGACCTGAATGGGAAATCCCTGATGGATGAGACACCCCTTG atgtatgtggtgatgaggaggTACGGGCCAAGCTGCTGGAGCTGAAGCAGAAGCAGGATGCACTCTTGCGAGCCCAGGGCCGTCAGCGCTCCCTGCTGCGCCGCCGCACCTCCAGTGCAGGCAGCCGCGG GAAAGTGGTGAGGCGAGTGAGCCTGACCCAGCGCACTGACCTGTACCGCAAGGAGCATGCCCAGGAGGCCATCGTGTGGCAGCAGCCACCACCCCCAAGTCCAGAGCCGCTGGAGGAGGATGAGGACCACCAGACAGACTCAGAGCTCTGGCTGCACCCCCCAGAG GAAGATGACCCTGAGGTGGCCAGGTCCCACAATGGCCGAGTAGGGGGCCCCCCAGGGCGGCACCTGTACTCCAAGCGGCTGGACCGGAGTGTGTCGTACCAGCTGAGCCCGGTGGAGAGTACCACCCCAGACACCCTTGTCCGGGACAAGGCCCACCACACCCTGGCGGAACTCAAACGCCAGCGAGCTGCTGCCAAGCTCCTGCGAACACAGCCTGAGGGGCCTGAGGCTCCTGAATCTGGCTTGTCTGCTGACCCTGTGTCCTCCCAGCCGGACTGCGGCCTCAGGGCAGGTGGGGACCCACCCCTGCTCAAGCTCACAGCCCCATCTGAGGAGGCCCCGATGGAGAAGAGGCCCTGCTGCTTGCTCATGTGA
- the Foxh1 gene encoding forkhead box protein H1 isoform X1, which produces MGPCSNSRLGPQDPEPASQPPKRRKKRYLRHDKPPYTYLAMIALVIQAAPSRRLKLAQIIRQVQAVFPFFRDDYEGWKDSIRHNLSSNPCFRKVGPSRSEPGRRGGRVSPKHPDWAAPPKPTTPQVPKDPAKPQAKGNFWAVDVSLIPAEALRLQNTALCRRWQNPEARRAFAKDLSPYVLHGQTYRPPTPHTPPSEGFSIKSLLRDPGERAPWPQKSSLAGQSNPTQADTGCSGEEVVPTPHLASSERLLWPLCPLPVPTGMERETSQGTIIGPSGLSPEPRTWPLHYLQSTSNAGVLSSGGCRASLWGQLPTSYLPIYTPNVVMPLAPLPSTSCPRCPPSTSPAYWGVASESQGSPRLLWDLDTLFQGVPPNKSIYDVWVSHPRDMAAPGPGWLLSWYSL; this is translated from the exons ATGGGGCCTTGTAGCAACTCCCGCCTGGGGCCCCAGGATCCAGAGCCAGCCTCACAGCCCcccaagagaagaaagaaaagatacctGCGGCATGACAAGCCCCCCTACACCTATTTGGCGATGATTGCCTTGGTAATTCAGGCTGCACCCTCCCGCAGGCTGAAGCTGGCCCAG ATCATTCGTCAGGTCCAGGCCGTGTTCCCTTTCTTCAGGGATGACTACGAGGGTTGGAAGGACTCCATCCGTCACAACCTTTCCTCCAACCCGTGCTTCCGAAAGGTGGGGCCCTCAAGGTCGGAGCCCGGGAGGCGGGGCGGGCGAGTAAGCCCCAAGCATCCGGATTGGGCGGCCCCACCCAAACCTACCACCCCGCAGGTGCCCAAGGACCCTGCAAAACCTCAGGCCAAGGGCAACTTCTGGGCCGTGGATGTGAGCCTCATCCCGGCAGAAGCGCTACGCCTACAGAACACTGCCCTGTGCCGACGCTGGCAGAACCCGGAGGCCCGCAGAGCATTCGCCAAGGACCTGAGCCCTTATGTGCTGCATGGCCAGACCTACCGGCCGCCCACACCCCATACGCCACCCAGCGAAGGCTTCAGCATCAAGTCCCTGTTAAGGGACCCTGGAGAGAGAGCACCCTGGCCCCAAAAGTCCAGCCTGGCTGGACAGAGCAACCCAACTCAGGCAGACACAGGCTGCAGTGGGGAGGAAGTGGTACCTACTCCACACTTAGCCTCCTCTGAAAGGCTTCTGTggcccctctgccctctcccagTGCCCACAGGAATGGAGAGGGAGACTTCCCAGGGGACAATCATTGGGCCCTCAGGCTTATCCCCAGAGCCCAGAACCTGGCCCTTGCACTACCTGCAAAGTACTTCCAACGCTGGGGTACTGTCCAGTGGGGGATGCAGGGCCTCCCTGTGGGGACAGTTGCCCACCTCCTACTTGCCCATCTACACACCTAATGTGGTAATGCCTTTAGCCCCACTACCATCCACTTCCTGTCCCCGGTGTCCACCTTCAACCAGCCCAGCCTACTGGGGGGTGGCCTCTGAATCCCAAGGGTCCCCAAGGCTGCTCTGGGATCTAGACACTCTCTTCCAGGGAGTTCCACCCAACAAGAGCATCTATGATGTGTGGGTCAGCCACCCTCGTGACATGGCTGCCCCTGGTCCAGGCTGGCTGCTCTCCTGGTACAGCCTCTGA
- the Ppp1r16a gene encoding protein phosphatase 1 regulatory subunit 16A isoform X4, with the protein MAEHLELLAEMPMVGKMSTQERLKHAQKRRAQQVKIWAQAEKEAQAKKGSGKQLQKEASGREPPKQVVFPPSVVLLEAAARNDLEEVRQLLRSGVSPDLANEDGLTALHQCCIDDFREMVQQLLEAGADVNARDSECWTPLHAAATCGHLHLVELLIARGADLLAVNTDGNMPYDLCEDEQTLDCLETAMANRGITQDSIEEARAVPELLMLNDLQSLLHVGADLNDPLDHGATLVHLVELLVANGADLNGKSLMDETPLDVCGDEEVRAKLLELKQKQDALLRAQGRQRSLLRRRTSSAGSRGKVVRRVSLTQRTDLYRKEHAQEAIVWQQPPPPSPEPLEEDEDHQTDSELWLHPPEEDDPEVARSHNGRVGGPPGRHLYSKRLDRSVSYQLSPVESTTPDTLVRDKAHHTLAELKRQRAAAKLLRTQPEGPEAPESGLSADPVSSQPDCGLRAGGDPPLLKLTAPSEEAPMEKRPCCLLM; encoded by the exons ATGGCTGAGCACCTGGAACTGCTGGCAGAGATGCCCATGGTGGGCAAGATGAGCACCCAGGAGCGGCTGAAGCATGCCCAGAAGCGGCGTGCCCAGCAGGTGAAGATATGGGCCCAGGCTGAGAAGGAGGCCCAGGCCAAAAAAGGCAGTGGGAAGCAGCTGCAGAAGGAGGCATCTGGCCGAGAGCCCCCGAAGCAAGTTGTCTTCCCTCCCAGTGTTGTCCTTCTGGAAGCTGCTGCCCGAAATGACCTGGAAGAAG TCCGCCAGCTCCTCAGGAGTGGAGTCAGCCCCGACCTGGCCAATGAGGATGGGCTGACAGCACTGCACCAG TGCTGCATTGATGATTTCCGAGAGATGGTGCAACAGCTCCTGGAGGCTGGGGCTGACGTCAATGCCCGTGACAGCGAGTGCTGGACCCCCCTGCATGCTGCAGCCACCTGTGGCCACCTGCACCTGGTGGAGCTTCTCATTGCCCG GGGTGCTGATCTCCTGGCAGTCAACACTGATGGGAACATGCCTTATGACCTGTGTGAGGATGAGCAGACACTGGACTGCCTGGAGACTGCCATGGCCAACAGGG GCATTACCCAGGACAGCATCGAGGAGGCCCGGGCAGTGCCAGAGCTGCTCATGCTGAATGACCTCCAGAGCCTTCTGCATGTTGGGGCTGACCTCAATGACCCGCTGGACCATGGAGCCACACTG GTGCACCTGGTGGAGCTGCTTGTGGCAAACGGGGCCGACCTGAATGGGAAATCCCTGATGGATGAGACACCCCTTG atgtatgtggtgatgaggaggTACGGGCCAAGCTGCTGGAGCTGAAGCAGAAGCAGGATGCACTCTTGCGAGCCCAGGGCCGTCAGCGCTCCCTGCTGCGCCGCCGCACCTCCAGTGCAGGCAGCCGCGG GAAAGTGGTGAGGCGAGTGAGCCTGACCCAGCGCACTGACCTGTACCGCAAGGAGCATGCCCAGGAGGCCATCGTGTGGCAGCAGCCACCACCCCCAAGTCCAGAGCCGCTGGAGGAGGATGAGGACCACCAGACAGACTCAGAGCTCTGGCTGCACCCCCCAGAG GAAGATGACCCTGAGGTGGCCAGGTCCCACAATGGCCGAGTAGGGGGCCCCCCAGGGCGGCACCTGTACTCCAAGCGGCTGGACCGGAGTGTGTCGTACCAGCTGAGCCCGGTGGAGAGTACCACCCCAGACACCCTTGTCCGGGACAAGGCCCACCACACCCTGGCGGAACTCAAACGCCAGCGAGCTGCTGCCAAGCTCCTGCGAACACAGCCTGAGGGGCCTGAGGCTCCTGAATCTGGCTTGTCTGCTGACCCTGTGTCCTCCCAGCCGGACTGCGGCCTCAGGGCAGGTGGGGACCCACCCCTGCTCAAGCTCACAGCCCCATCTGAGGAGGCCCCGATGGAGAAGAGGCCCTGCTGCTTGCTCATGTGA